The following coding sequences lie in one Spinacia oleracea cultivar Varoflay chromosome 1, BTI_SOV_V1, whole genome shotgun sequence genomic window:
- the LOC110799549 gene encoding probably inactive leucine-rich repeat receptor-like protein kinase At3g28040, giving the protein MGTSHRFILVCLVLLSCSTMRGSEAANEDAVVDLNDDVLGLIVFKADLHNPPALSSWTEDDGSPCSWKFIQCNPATGRVSGVSLTRLGLSGRLGKGLQKLQGLKVLSLSNNNLTGEIRPELVQLPNLETLDLSNNKFSGQIPSSFSRLGSSIRYLDLSQNMLSGPLSDDIFQNFPSLSYLSLSGNTFEGPVPSSLSKCSVLNGLNLSNNHFSGNPFVQNGGIFALNRLRLLDLSNNLFSGNIPNGIYTLHNLKELYLQGNQFSGSVPFDIGLCPHLLKLDLSSNLFTGVIPTTFGTLKSLVFLSLAHNKLSGEFPQWVGKLTSLQHLDVSNNGLTGVLPMSMGDLKSLQSLSMSHNKITGTLPTSIVQCTNLKVLQLKGNLFYGSIPEGLFAMGMQLIDLSENSFSGSIPPASGQVFESLLVLDLSKNDLSGEIPPEMGLFSNLRYLNLSRNNLHSRIPPEIGFLQNLTVLDMRNSALYGLIPGDLCDSSSSLSILQLDDNSLTGPIPQEIGNCSSLYLLTLSHNNLSGEIPSSISMLKGLEFLRLESNELDGEMPKELGTLQNLLSVNVSYNKLIGRLPPGGIFPSLDASALQGNLGICSPLLKGPCKLNVQKPLVLDPNSYPHQMHGNNEGDELDRRLDHHNFLSISAIVAIAAAVIIVIGVVIITLLNASARRRLAFIDNALESIFSSSSRSGAPSVGRLVLFDTRSSGNLFADPESLINKASEIGGGNFGTVYKATIGAEGRIVAVKKLYMSNPIVEYPEDYDREVRALGKVRHLNVASLRGYYWTPQLQLLVSDYASNGSLQFRLHERPLNLAPLSWDTRFRILLGTAKGLAHLHHSCSPPIIHYNLKPSNILLDENYNAKISDFGLARLLTRVDNNGMASNRFQGAPGYAAPELACQGLRVNEKCDVYSFGVMVLEIITGRRPVEYGEDNVVILNDHVRVLLEEGNVLDCVDHSMGEYPDGEVLPVLKVALVCTSQVPSTRPSMSEVVQILQVIKTPVPQRQEAY; this is encoded by the exons ATGGGCACTTCTCACCGGTTCATCCTAGTATGCCTTGTACTACTTTCATGTTCTACCATGAGAGGCTCCGAGGCAGCCAACGAGGACGCGGTAGTTGATCTAAACGACGACGTTTTGGGCTTAATAGTGTTCAAGGCAGACCTCCATAACCCACCAGCATTGAGCTCATGGACTGAGGATGATGGATCTCCTTGCTCTTGGAAGTTCATTCAATGCAACCCGGCCACGGGCCGGGTTTCCGGGGTTTCCCTGACAAGACTCGGGCTTTCGGGGAGGTTAGGGAAAGGGTTGCAGAAGCTGCAAGGGCTTAAGGTACTGTCACTGTCTAACAACAATCTTACTGGTGAAATAAGGCCAGAATTAGTCCAGCTTCCTAACCTTGAAACACTTGATCTTAGTAACAACAAATTTTCAGGGCAAATTCCAAGTTCATTTTCGAGACTCGGTTCTTCTATAAGATACCTTGATCTCTCTCAGAACATGTTATCTGGTCCATTGTCTGATGACATTTTCCAAAACTTTCCTTCATTAAGCTACCTTTCCTTATCAGGAAACACCTTTGAAGGTCCAGTACCAAGTTCACTGTCTAAATGTAGTGTTTTAAATGGGTTGAACCTTTCAAATAATCATTTTTCTGGTAACCCATTTGTCCAAAATGGTgggatttttgctttgaatagGCTTAGATTGTTAGACCTTTCAAACAATTTATTCTCTGGTAATATCCCAAATGGTATTTATACCTTGCATAATCTCAAGGAATTATATTTGCAAGGCAACCAATTTTCGGGTTCGGTACCATTTGATATTGGCCTATGCCCCCATTTGCTTAAACTTGATCTTAGCAGTAATTTGTTTACTGGAGTAATCCCTACTACATTTGGTACACTAAAATCTCTGGTTTTTCTAAGTTTAGCCCATAATAAATTATCTGGTGAGTTTCCTCAGTGGGTTGGAAAATTGACCAGTTTGCAACATTTAGATGTCTCAAACAATGGTTTAACAGGAGTTTTACCCATGTCCATGGGTGACCTAAAATCACTTCAATCTCTAAGTATGTCACACAACAAGATTACTGGGACTTTACCCACTTCAATAGTTCAATGCACTAACCTAAAAGTCCTCCAACTTAAGGGTAACCTCTTCTATGGAAGCATCCCAGAAGGCCTCTTTGCAATGGGAATGCAGTTGATAGACCTGTCAGAAAACAGCTTTTCTGGCTCGATTCCACCGGCCTCGGGTCAAGTATTTGAGTCCTTGCTTGTGCTGGATTTGTCAAAGAATGATCTTTCAGGGGAAATCCCACCAGAAATGGGACTTTTCTCTAACTTGAGGTACTTAAACTTGTCCAGGAATAACCTCCATTCTAGGATACCCCCAGAGATTGGGTTCCTTCAGAATTTAACAGTCTTAGATATGAGGAACAGTGCCTTATATGGGTTAATTCCTGGGGATTTGTGTGATTCATCAAGCAGCTTGTCTATTCTTCAGTTGGATGACAATTCCTTGACAGGCCCTATTCCACAGGAAATTGGCAATTGTTCATCACTCTATCTGTT GACCTTGTCTCACAATAACTTAAGCGGCGAAATCCCGAGCTCCATCTCAATGCTAAAGGGGCTTGAATTTCTGAGGCTAGAATCGAACGAGCTTGATGGGGAGATGCCAAAAGAGCTAGGTACATTACAAAATCTTCTATCAGTTAATGTCTCCTATAACAAGCTCATTGGTAGGCTTCCTCCTGGGGGAATATTTCCTAGTTTGGATGCAAGTGCATTACAAGGAAATTTGGGAATCTGTTCTCCCTTACTAAAAGGCCCTTGCAAGCTAAATGTACAGAAGCCATTAGTCCTTGATCCAAATTCATATCCACACCAGATGCATGGAAATAACGAGGGAGACGAGTTAGACAGAAGATTAGATCATCACAATTTCCTCAGTATTTCAGCCATTGTTGCGATAGCAGCTGCTGTAATAATCGTTATTGGAGTAGTTATCATAACTCTACTTAACGCTTCTGCAAGGAGGAGACTCGCTTTCATTGACAACGCGTTGGAAAGCATCTTCTCAAGCTCTTCTCGGTCAGGAGCACCCTCTGTAGGGAGGCTAGTCCTCTTTGATACAAGATCGTCAGGGAATTTGTTTGCAGACCCTGAATCTCTGATCAACAAGGCCTCTGAAATCGGAGGAGGGAATTTCGGTACAGTTTACAAGGCTACTATAGGGGCCGAAGGCAGGATCGTGGCAGTGAAAAAGCTCTACATGTCCAACCCCATAGTTGAATACCCAGAAGACTATGATAGGGAAGTCAGAGCTTTAGGAAAAGTCAGACACTTAAATGTGGCATCCCTTAGAGGATATTACTGGACTCCTCAATTGCAACTCTTGGTATCAGATTATGCTTCTAATGGCAGCCTTCAATTCAGGCTTCATGAAAGGCCACTAAATTTAGCTCCTCTTTCTTGGGATACAAGGTTCAGAATCTTACTTGGAACAGCTAAAGGGCTCGCTCATTTACATCATTCTTGCAGCCCACCAATTATTCATTACAACTTGAAACCAAGCAACATTTTACTAGATGAAAATTACAATGCTAAGATTTCTGACTTTGGACTAGCTAGACTGCTAACCAGGGTTGACAATAATGGTATGGCTAGCAATAGATTTCAGGGTGCACCAGGGTATGCAGCACCTGAATTAGCATGTCAGGGTTTGAGAGTTAACGAAAAATGTGATGTGTATAGTTTTGGAGTTATGGTGCTTGAGATTATTACAGGAAGAAGGCCTGTAGAATACGGGGAAGATAATGTGGTGATATTGAATGATCATGTAAGAGTGTTACTCGAAGAAGGGAATGTGTTGGATTGTGTTGATCATAGCATGGGGGAGTATCCTGATGGGGAAGTGTTGCCTGTTTTGAAAGTGGCACTTGTTTGTACCTCACAAGTTCCTTCGACCAGGCCTTCAATGTCTGAGGTTGTTCAGATTCTTCAAGTGATCAAAACCCCAGTTCCTCAGAGACAAGAAGCTTACTGA